In Leisingera sp. NJS204, the DNA window GATTTCTGTTGCGTCCTTCAGCGAGAGGTCCTCGCCGAAGCGTGCGAATTTATGTTCAAGCCGGGGTGGTCCCTGCATGATATTTGCCTCGCAAGTTGTTGTTGTTACGGCAGTTGAACCGTCAAGAAGGATTGAAAGGCCTGCGCCAGGATCACCGCGGCAACGCCGTAGACGGTGAGCCAGAGGCGTTTCTCCAGCCGTTCCATCATTTGTTCGATCCGGTCGAGCCGGCGGTTCACCGCCTCGTTCTGGATCTGGGCGACCCGCTCATGGGCGGACAGGCGCAATCCCGGTGAACAATCGAAGGCATGCATCGGGTGCTCAGTCATCCTGTCCGCCCCCCGCTTGCGGCGCGGCGGCGGCTTCTGCGGGCAAACCCAGCAGCTGCCGCTTTTCCGCGGTGCTGAGGAAATCCGCGCCAGACACCCGGCGCCACTGCGCCTCGCGTTCGGCCGCCAAGGCGGGCAATTGATCAAGGTCGGGTTTCAGGGTCAGAACCTCGCCGGTCCAACCGGTAAGCCAATCGGCCAGCGCTGCGGTGACCTTGGCCGCCAAGGGCAGCACGGTCAGCCGGTAAAAGGCGCGGTGGGCCTCTTGATAATTGGCGTAGGTTGCATCGCCGGGAATGCCGAGCAGCATCGGCGGCACCCCGAATGCCAGCGCAATCTCGCGGGCGGCGGTGTCCTTGGTTTTCTGGAATTCCATGTCGGAGGGCGAAAAGCCCATTGGCTTCCAGTCCAGGCCGCCTTCCAGAACCATCGGACGGCCGGCATTTTTGGCGCCCTGAAAGTTTGATTGAATCTCGTCACTTAGGATGCGGAATTGTTCCTCGGACATGCGGCCATGGCCATCCGATCCTGTCCAGACCAGCGCACCGGAGGGACGGGCCGCGTTGTCCAGCAGCGCCTTGGACCAGCGGGAGGCGGCGTTGTGCACATCTATCGCCATTGCCGCCGATTGCAGGGATGAAAGGCCATAGTGGTCGTCCTGCGGGTGGAAGCTTTTGATATGGCAGATCGGGGATTGGGCAGGATCACTGGCAAAGCGGTGCTTGCGCCCGCCCACCACATAATCAAAACCCGCGGGCCAACCGTCCGGCCCCGGCACCACGTTCATCCGGTCGGAGCGCAGCACATGCAGCTCTGCCGGGGCGCTGTTCTCTGTCGTCACCGCCTCAATGTAGGCGTTGCCGGACAGCAGGAGATGGCCATACAGCGCCTCCAGCAGTTCGGCCTGGCCCTGCGCCGGGTTGGGGCGGGCCAGAAGCGCCAGCCAGGGGTGGCTGTCATAGCGCTGGCGGCTGTCCTGCAGCACCAGCGGCACAGCGGCGGCGGCCTCGGCGATCATACGGATCACCCGGTGGCCGACCGGATTGCCGGCAAAACCGCTGCGGGTCAGGGAGACGCTGTCGCGCGGGCTCCAGGCGGTGCGGCCTGCGCCCTGCCAGGAGACCACGCGGGCGGTCTGGCTGGCCTTCTGTTCCAGGGCGGTTTCCGGGGTTTCGGGCTTGTTGCGCCGCAGCAGGTCAAAGACCATTGTCCGCTCCTCATGGTTGCTGTTTCTGGCGCTCTGTGCCGAAGGGCCTGTTGCGCCTTTGCTGAGGATGATTAATGACAGAGAGGCCTGAAGATTTGGCCAGCGGTGCGTACGCAGGGGGCGCAACACCTTGATGTAACCCGTTGTAAAAATTGAAAATGGCAACGTTGCACGCTGCCATTTCCTGGTCTTTCCTTGCCGCAGTTCCCCCAGCCTGCGGCGGGGCTGCGTCTACAAGACCCGCACCTGCGGAAGCTGCAGTTTCGCCGCTGGATGAATGATCAGCTCATGCAAGGCCCAGACCAGCGCATCCAGCCGGTCGGGCGAGCCGCTGCCGCGGTAACCTTGCGGGGTCATCAGGCACATCTGGTCCTCCAGCTCTCCCAGCCCCGGCAGGTGTTTGACGCGGCCCTGCTCATACAGCGCGGCAGCGGGTTCGGCGCGGGCGGACTTGCCTTTGCTTGCGTGCAAGGCGCGGAACGGCACCATGGGGTCGGCCTGGCGCAGCACGGTCTCCACCAAGGCACCGCCCTGATTGACCTCGGCCACAACCCGGTCGGCGCCATGGGTATCGCGGGCGGCAATTGCGGCCTGGGCCCAGGCCAGCGGCCCGACGCCCTGCACGGTGCAATCGGCCAGAACATAGGCGCGCCAGTCCTGCGGCGGGCCCTGGGTGACGGCGCCGGCCACCACGATGCCGCAAGCGTCCGAGGACTTCCCCGAACTGACCGCTGGATCCACCGCCACCACCACCCGGTCGAGCGGCGGTGCCTCTGCCACCTGCGCAGCGACCAGCGCTGCGTTTGTCCAGAGCGCCCCCTGCACATCGGTCAGCATTACCCCGTCCAGTTCCTGCCGCCCCAGACGGGTGCCCGCATAACGCGCGCGCACCTCCTCCAGGAAGGACGGTGCGAGGTTGGCACGGTTGGCCTCGGTCGCGGCGTGGGTCTGCACAGTACTGGGGGCGGCCAGCAGCCGTTTCAGCACCCGCGCATTGCGCGGCGTGGTGGTGACACAGACGCGCGGGTCCTGGCCCAGCCGCAGAGAGAATTGCAGCATGTCCCAGCACTCCTGCCCCTTTTTCCACTTGGCCAGCTCATCCGCCCAGGCGGCATCGAATTGCGGTCCGCGCAGGGCCTCGGGGTCGTGGGCGGAAAACGCCTGTGCCTCGGCGCCGTTGGGCCAGATCAGCTTGCGTTCGGAGGCTTTCCATTTGGGGCGGCGGTCGGGCGGCGAGCAGGCCAGAATGCCGCTGTCGCCATGGATCATCACGTCACGCACCTGGTCATAGGTTTCCGCCACCAGCGCGATGCGCCTTGCGGTGCCAGGATCGTGCGGGCGCGGCCCTTCGGCAAGGGTGCGGATCCATTCGGCCCCTGCCCTAGTCTTGCCGGCACCGCGGCCGCCCAGGATCACCCAGGCACGCCAGCCGCCCGGCGGCGGCCGCTGGTGGTCCAGCGCCCAGAAATCAAAGAGATGCGGCAGCGCGCAGAGTGCTTTACGCTCCAGCTCATTCAAGAACCAGTTCTGGAGCGAGAGCGGAACGCAGGCCAGAAAGTCCGCGCTCGACAGCTGCGCGTGCCGCGACGAGATCGAGTTCATGTTCGGATTTGAGCATGCGGGCGAATTCTGTGCTTTGTTCTGCAAGGAGTCTCTCCACTTTCTGGCAATCGCGGATCAGCTGTTCCAGTTTGCTGACCTGGCTTTTGGCGCCGGTCACTTCATCGGCGCCTTCCGCGTCGAGCTGCTCGCGCAGCTCCTCCGCCTCGTTGCGCAGGCGGTGGATGCTCTCCTGCAGGGATCGCAGGAGATCGGCGGTGTAATGCACTTGCCGCGTCAGCACAGCGGCGCCGTCCTGGTCTGTTGGGTGATCTGTCATGAATTTGTCTGCCTCATGCGTTTTTTGTCCGCACAAGAGAAAGAACGGCGGCCACCGGCGGAGGAGTCCGGGGCCGTCCTTGTTTCTTCCAGCTGCAATACAACCTATACGGGTTTTCATCGGAAAAGTCAAGGGGCATGGCGAGGCATGCGTACGGTAGGTGCGCAACGGGCTGCCGCAAACGCGGGCGGCACACATCCTTCGGCAAAGCAAGCCAAGCCCCCGTAAACGAGCGCGGCATAGGCGGATGCCCATAAATCGGAGGTAATTTAAATGATGTGCATCTTTCGCAAAATCACCCTTTTCGAAATGCAATCCAGGATTGTAGCGTCGACCCTGCACGACGCCGTGCAGAAACGTCATTTTTGATAACGAGGAACCGCACATGGGTTGGACCAATCACCAGATCGCCACCGCACAGGAATCGGCACCTGTCCAGGGGGATGCCGGAAAGATCTTTTATGATGCCACTCTCCACTATGTGAACATTCCGGCAAACGCCACAATTGTGATGTCCGGCGGCCCCAGCGGCGAAGGCCAGACTTCCGTTGACGATGTGGTCAAACTGACCATGACGGACCAAAGCGATCCGGAAAACACCGCAACATATTCACATGACTACAGCAATGGCTGTTCCGGTGTGGTGACGCCGATGCAGCCAGTGGACCTAAGCACGCAGTTCAGCGCGCTGGCTGGAAAAACCGTCAAGGCGACCATTGAATTCTATGATAAATGCGGCGGTTACCAGAGCGGGACGAATTTCTACATCTGTATCTACACGTGACGCCGGCCTGACTTGGGGGCGGCCCCAAGGCTTGCATCAAAAAGGGCGCCCCAAGGGCGCCCTTCCTGCTACCGGATACATCACCGCAGACTGTTTCCCGGCGCGAATTCCGGTGCGAATTCCGGCCCTGGCCTCAGCCTCAGTTGTTCTGCTGCTGGGCTTCGATCTCGCGCCATTTGGCCACATTCCTGTTGTGTTCGTCCAGCGTTTCGGCGAACGCATGGCCGCCGGTGCCATCGGCAACAAAGAACACATAATCCGTGGCTTCAGGGTTCACCGCGGCCTCCAGGCTTTCCATGCCGGGGTTGGCGATCGGGGTCGGCGGCAGGCCTTCGATCACATAGGTGTTCCAGGGGGTGGCCTTGCGCAGCTCGCTTTGTCGCAGACCACGGCCCAGGACACCTTCGCCCTTGGTGACGCCGTAGATCACCGTCGGGTCCGTCTGCAGCCGCATGCCGCGGTTCAGGCGGTTGGTGAAGACCGAGGAGACCACGCCGCGTTCAGAGGCAACGCCGGTCTCCTTCTCGATGATCGAGGCAAGGACCAGCATTTCTTCGGGGCTGCCGACCGCAGCATCTGCGGACCGGCTTTCCCAGGCGGCGTTGATGCGCAGCTGCTGGCGCTCCTGCATCTCAGCCAGAACGGCGGCACGGTCTGTGCCGGTGGTGACCTCATAGCTGTCGGGCGCCAGGAGGCCCTCCCCCGGACGTTCGCCGGGTTCGCCGTTCAGCACATCCATCGCCTTAAGCGCCTCAACCACCTGCCAGCTGGTCACGCCTTCGGCCAGCGCAATCCGGTAACGGGTGTCGGCCTCCTGGCGGGTCTCAGTGTAGGCAGCAGGAACCTCCCCTTCGCCGAGGATGAAGGCGGCCTTTTCCTCGAATTTATTGGTCGCCGGATCCAATTCGCGCACCACGGTCTGGGTACGGGTCACGCCGACGCGGTAGACAATCTCGGTGCCGCAAGTGGAGGCGCCTGAATGGGTGATCCCGTCGATGATCCGCTCCATCGAGGAGCCCGGTTCCAGCAGGAAGCTGCCGGCCTTCAGCTGGCCGGTCTTCTCGCTGTATTTGGCGCCGAGGCGGAAGATGGCGGCGGAGGCAACCGCGCCCTGGGATTCCAGATCGCGGCTGACCCGTGCCATGTTCGAGCCCCGCTCGACGCGCAGGCAGATCGCTGTCTCCAGCGGGCCTTCAGCGGTGTATTGCGATTTGCCCCACAGAATCAGGCCGCCCAGCAGGAACAAAGCCGCAATGAGCACTGTCAGCATGTTGGAGGCGAGGCTGCGCCACATCAGCCGGCCTTTCCGAAGATCACCGAGGCATTGGTGCCGCCAAACCCAAAGGAGTTCGACAGCGCAATCTCAACCTTACGCTCACGTTTGGCGTTGGGGGCCAGATCCACCTGGCTTTCGATGGCGGGGTTGTCCAGATTGATGGTCGGCGGTGCAACCTGATCGCGGATCGCCAGGATCGAGAAGATCGCCTCAATCGCGCCGGCCGCGCCCAAGAGGTGGCCGGTAGCCGATTTGGTCGAAGACATGGTGACATTGGCGGCGTGGTCGCCCAACAGCCGTTCAACCGCACCCAGCTCAATTGTGTCGGCCATGGTCGAAGTGCCATGCGCATTGATATAGTCAATGGCGGACGGCTCCAGGCCCGCGTTTTTCAGCGCCGCCCTCATCGAGCGTTCGCCGCCTTCGCCATTCTCGGACGGCGCGGTGATGTGGTAGGCGTCGCCCGACATGCCATAGCCCAGCACCTCGGCATAGATCTTGGCGCCGCGGGCCTTGGCGTGCTCGTAGTCTTCCAGCACAACGATGCCGGCACCCTCGCCCATGACAAAACCGTCTCGGTCGGCGTCATAGGGGCGCGAGGCCGCTTTAGGGTCGTCGGCGCGTTTGGTGGACAGCGCTTTGCAGGCGTTGAAACCGGCAATGCCGATTTCGCAGATCGCCGCCTCGGCGCCGCCTGCGATCATCACGTCGGCGTCGCCGGATTTGATCAGCCGCGCCGCATCGCCGATGGCGTGGGCGCCGGTCGAACAGGCGGTCACAACCGAATGGTTCGGGCCCTTGAAGCCAAAGCGGATCGACACCTGCCCCGAGATCAGGTTGATCAGCGCACCGGGGATAAAGAAGGGGGACACCCGGCGGGGGCCTTTTTCCTTGATCATCACGGCGGTGTCCGCAATCGACGACAACCCGCCAATACCAGAACCGATCATCACGCCGGTGCGCAGGCGGCTTTCTTCATCCTCGGGCGTCCAGCCGGCGTCCCGCACAGCCATATCCGCAGCAGCAATGCCATAAAGAATGAAGTCGTCTATCTTCTTCTGGTCTTTCTTGATGACCCAGTCATCCGCGTTGAATGTTCCCTCGGAGCCGTCGCCGCGCGGCACCTCACAGGCATATGTGGTGGATACACCGCTGGCTTCGGCGTCAAACAGGGTGATCGGGCCCGCGCCCGACTGGCCGTCCAGCAACCGGGACCAGGTTTCTTCGACTCCGCTGGCCAGCGGGGTGACCAGGCCCAGTCCGGTGACAACTACTCGACGCATTCCTTGCTCTCCTTTGCCTCGGCAATCCGTCCGTTCAAATAGCTTGGAATGGCGGCTGGGTGCAAGAGCGGGCTGATCTCCAGTGCCGCCGCGCGCACTGTGCATTTCACGGAGAAATTGCGGGAGTGGAGTTTATTGTTAACCAATACCCCTTAGGTTGATAGCACGATGATGACAGAACTCGGCATCCGTCCTCGTGGATTGCCAAAACCGGGCTGGAGGTCTGGGCCAATTTTCCTCCAGCCCGTCTTTTTTTCCCAACTATGCTGACAGCACATTGCTTATGCTCGTTTCACCGGCCATCCGGCCCTGACTTACTTGCTGCCTCTGCCCCGCCGGTTTCCATGTTGCTGTCCCGGTGTTGCCAGCCGCGGCTCAGATCCAGGCGCCGGCCAGCCGACAGAGACCGGCAAATTTCCGCCACTGGAAAATCAAATCCAAGGCCGGCGGAAACTTAGTTTCGAGGCGCCTCTGGTATCTGGAGCATCCCTGCGGCTACTGCCTGCGCCCTGTGCGCAGTGCCCTGTGCAGCCTGGACAGCCCCAAAAAGCCGCCTGCGTTAACGGCACATTTGGATTTATACGTCATTCTTTCAGTCCAAAGGCAAAAAGGAACGGCCCCGCCATGCGCAATTGGCTCCCGCTAACTGCATTTTTACTGGTGATTGGACTGCTGCCGGAACGCGCAGCCGCCAGTTGCACTGTGCATCAGGAACTGTCGAACCTGCACCGGGCGTCCAAGGGGTTTCTCGCCTATCTCAGCTCCGGCCAGAATGCCTTTTATGTGCAGCATCTGCGCAGCTGGATCAGCACAAACCCGCCCGCGCCGATGCGGCAGCGGATGAACGCGGTTGGCATTCAATCCGTCGCTGCCGGCATGCAGGAGCTTTTACAGCAGCAGCAGGTCCTGCTGAAAATCCTCTCCAGCCAGGGCCGGGCTGCCGCGCTTGAAACCGCGCGCCATATGGGCACCCCGGTGCTGACGTCGGAATTCGGAACCCGTGTCGAAGCTTTGCCCTGCGACCAGGTGAAGGAAAGCGGCAATGGCAGCAAGCTGGTTGCCGTGGCTGCGGGCGATGCACGGCAGAGCCAGCAAATCAGAAATGCCGCAATTGCCTGGCTGTCGTTTCTGGTTCTGGGCGGCAGTGCGCTGTATTTCCTGGACCGGATCGGCATCCGCAAAATCCGCCGCACAAAACGCTACCCCTGCGCAGTGCCTTGCGTCTTGCAGGCGGGCGGGCGGACAGTCCAAGCTCATCTGGTCGATCTGAGCCGGGCCGGCGCCAAGGTGCGCCCCGACAGCCCTTGCGAAGTGTCTGGGCGGGTGACCCTCGATTTCGGCGGATACACAATGGATGCCCAGGTCCGCTGGCAAACCCCCGGCTATTGCGGCGTCCAATTCTCCAAGGATTTCAACTTCATGCAATTGCACCGCCTGCTGGAGGCCTTCCCGCTTCAGGGCGACGGCCTGCGCGAAGAAGTGCGGCTCGGAATATAACAGCCGTTCGGCGTGCTAAAGAATCCGACGGGTCCAGCACAAAAACTTTGCAATTCAACTGCCCTTCCAAATGAAACCGGCTGGAAAAGACGCGCGAATCCGGCATGTTCCGCACCGCCTTGCCAGGCGGCAGGCGCGTTGCGTGTCTTTTCAGTTCCAAAATCACCGGCCAATGCCACAAACCATGATGTGCAACTCCGGACGGTGTTGCCGGTTTTGCGGTGAATTATACACCCGCATAGAGGGTGTTAACGGTATCCAATTATCCATTGGGTGGTTCTACTGCATCCAACACCGCGACTGCATTTCCACTCATGACCGGAAGGGTCCTGCATTGAGACACTGGCCATTGATTATCGCTCTATCGATTGCCCCGGCTGTGGTTTGCGGCAGTGCAGGCATGGCTGCCGCATCCTCCAGGGCGACCTGCATGCTGCAATCGGATCTCGCGCTTATGCGGCATGAGATGCGTGAGTTCCTGGATTATTTGCGGACCGGGCAACAGAACGGCCAGGCCAGGAAGCTGCGCCACTGGATGGCCGACCACCCGGCCGTGCCGCTGCGCATGCGGATGCGCAGGTCAGGCATGGGGGCCTATGAGCCGCTTGCCATGAGGTTGATTACACAACAAAAAGGCCTTCTCGAAGTATACCGTATCCATGGACGGGAACGGGCGGAGGTCAGTGCGCGGCGGCTGGGCGCACGGGCCTTGCTGGAGGATTTATCCAGACAGATCGTTTCTTTGCCCTGCGATTTCGTACCGAAGGACATGCAAACCGGTCAGGCACAGGCAAGCCTCGGCCCATTTCTGCCATACCGGCGGAGGACCGCTATTGCCAGTTCTCTCTTAGCTCTGCTTCTCTGCGGCGCCGGCCTGTTTTTGGCAGAGCGGGTCACGCGCAAACGCTTGCGGCTAAGGCGCCGTTACCATTGCTCTTTGCCGTGCACCCTGCACTGCCGCCAGCGCCGGTTCCCTGCAAAAATTGTGGACATCAGCCGGGTGGGTGCAAAAATCCGGGTGCTGGAGCAACCGCAGGAACCGCGTGAACCGCCGTTCAATATCAAAGAGGGTGTCATCGCCTCGGTGCCCGGTGTGGCGTCTTTTGACGCACAGATTCTGTGGCAAAACGCCGACTATTTCGGCATCAAATTCAACGCCAAACTGCTGCGTGCCGATTTGAAAGCCTTGCTCAACTCAAATCAACAGGATCAGGAACAACCGGAACCCGCCGCCAAGGAAGCATGATCCAGCAGCGTGCTGTCGGCCGTCCGGATCCCTGCCTTCAGTTCCGCGCGTTTCGGGGGATGGCCGCAACTGGGGCAAAAAAACGCCTGCGGACCAAAATCCGCAGGCATTGATTTATTGGAACTCGGCTACCGGCTCGGGTTCGGGCCGGGCGACTTCCAGAACTTCCTCGACAGTCACTGTTTTGCGGAACAGCGCCCTGCCAATCATCGCACCGGAAATATTGTAGATGTATTTCAGGCGCGAAACATCATCCGAGCTGCGCACAACACCATTGGCGATCACCGGCGTGCGGGACTTTTCCGCGAGGGCGGAAATCAGGCCAAGCTGAGCTTCGAGATCCGACATGTCGCTGTCGATATCGGTGACAATGATTCCCGCCAGCGGCGCGGAATCAAACGCCGCGATAAAGTCCTCGGGCGAGATTGCGCCGGACTGGCGCCAGCCATCGGTCATCACCTGGCCCTGGTATACATCCACGGCCAGCACGATCTGGTCCGGGTGGTGTTTGGCCAGTTCCTGAACCAGCTGCGGATCGCGCGCGGCCAGCGTGCCGATCACGACACGCCCTGCGCCTTTGTCGATCCAATGCTCGGCATGCTCGCGCGAGCGGATACCGCCGCCCAGCTGCACCGGAATGCCGGCGCCGCGGATGATGTCGCAGATCAGCTCCTCATTGCAGTGATCGCCTTCAATTGCGTTGAAGTCGGTCACATGCATCCATTCCGCCCCGGCGGCCGCAAAGCTCTTGGCGGTTTCCACCGGATCCACATGCCAGATCATCGGCTCATCCAGGCGGCCCTTTTCGAGGCTCACGCAGCGGCCGTTCTGAATCTCCATAGTGGGGTAAATCATCATGATGCCTATCTCCTAAGTTTTGCCTCTTGCACAGAGATTAGCACGGAACGCCGCCGCCGGAATGCCGTATCATGACGATTTATGGAACAATTGCGGCGCAGCGGAGCCACCGCTTGATAGCGCAAACAAACACCCCGCAATATTTCCGGAAAAATGGGAATCAGGACCCAGCCGGACAAACGAAAACGGCGCCTTCCCCGATGGGAAGACGCCGCTGGGTCCGGTTCTCCGGAAGCGTGGCTTAGGACGCTTCGGAGATGAATTTGACCGCGTCGCCGAAGGTCTGGATGGTTTCGGCTGCGTCGTCCGGGATCTCGATGCCGAACTCTTCTTCAAACGCCATCACCAGTTCCACGGTGTCCAGGCTGTCTGCGCCCAGATCGTCAATGAAGGAAGCGTTTTCGGTGACCTTGTCTTCTTCTACACCCAGGTGCTCAACAACGATCTTTTTTACGCGGTCTGCGACGTCGCTCATGTCTATTCCTCGTCTTTCAGGGCACTCTGCCCAGTTCTGCCCTTGCCCGTTCGGGCGGCGTGGTTATTGCCCGGAGCGGGCGTTGGTATCCCCGCCGGGCGGGGACAGTGCGGCGGCTCCCTTGGGGAAACACCAGTACAGATATGCGCCGCCTATAACATAGACCGCGGCCAAGGCAAACGGTTTCGCTTGGTCACAGCAGCCAGGGCCAGACGGCTTCTGGCGGCTATGAAGGGTGCAGATGGCCCCGTAATCAAGTGCTTGCAAGAGGCGCACAGCAAATTTTTCGCAAATCCGTCCCTTTTCAACTGCTTGGCAGCGAAACCTGCACTGTTCCTGCGGCCCGGTCGGGCCGGGGCAGACATTGAAAATCCCTGCAGACAGGCTGCAGGGCACAGGTTGGCGCGGGGCTTAGATCATTGCCATGCCGCCATTGACGTGCAGCGTGGTGCCGGTGACATAACCCGCTTCCTGGCTGGCCAGATACAGAACGGCTGAGGCGATTTCTTTCGATTCCCCCATGCGGCCGGCCGGGATCTGCGTCAGGATCGCGTCTTTCTGGCTTTCGTTCAGCTTGTCGGTCATCGCAGTAGCGATAAAACCCGGCGCCACCGCGTTCACGGTGATGCCGCGATTGGCGATCTCATAGGCCAGCGATTTGGACATGCCGACCATGCCGGCCTTAGATGCCGCATAGTTGGCCTGGCCCGGGTTGCCGGTGGCGCCCACGACCGAGGAGATGTTGATGATGCGGCCCCAGCGCGCCTTCATCATGCCGCGCAACACACCGCGGCAGAGCCGCATGGTGGAGGTGAGGTTCACGTTCAGAACGCTCTCCCATTCCTCGTCTTTCATGCGCATGAACAGGTTGTCACGGGTGATGCCCGCGTTGTTCACCAGAATGTCGACCGAGCCCATGGCGGCAGCCGCCTGTTTCGGCAGTGCCTCGACAGGCTCTGCATCCGACAGGTTGCAGGTGAGCACATGGGCGCGCGCGCCCAGTTCCTCGGCCAATGCCTTCAGCGGCTCTTCACGGGTGCCGGACAGGGCAACGGTGGCGCCTGCGGAATGCAGAGCGCGGGCGATGTCGCCGCCGATGCCGCCCGAAGCGCCGGTCACAAGGGCGTTCTTGCCAGTCAGATCAAACATTTTCTTGTCCTTTATATCAAAGGCCGGCGCGGCACGGGCGCGCGCCGGCTAAATTCCTTTATGCTTCGGAGGCAGCCTTGGCGTCTTCGGGGGCGCCCACCTGGCGGCAAACCAGCGCACGGTCGATCTTGCGGATCATGCCGGACAGGGCTTTGCCCGCACCGATTTCCCAGAATTCGGTCACACCATTGGAGGCCATAACCTGAACGCTTTCGCGCCAGCGCACCGAGCCGGTCACCTGCTCCACCAGCAGGGCGCGGATTTCATCGGGGCTGGTCACTGCGTCTGCCCGCACATTGGCGATCAGCGGCACGGCCGGGGATTTGATGTCCACACCAGCCAGCGCTTCGGCCATAGCGTCAGCCGCGGGCTGCATCAGGGCGCAGTGGAACGGGGCGCTGACCGGCAGCATCACCGCACGTTTGGCCCCCTTCTCCTTGGCGATCACCGCGGCGCGTTCAACCGCTGCCTTGGTTCCGGAGACCACCACCTGGGCCGGGTCATTGTCGTTGGCCGCCTGGCAAACCTCGCCTTGCGCGGCCTCCTCTGCCACGGCGCGCACGGCCTCAAGATCCAAGCCCAGGATCGCGGCCATGGCGCCCTCGCCCACCGGAACCGCGCTTTGCATCGCGAGACCGCGGGTGCGCAGGAGGCGCGCAGTGTCAGCCACCGAAATCGACCCCGCCGAAGCCAGCGCCGAATATTCGCCCAGGGAATGGCCGGCCACAAAGGAGGCCTTGCCGACGGTGACGCCTTCGGCTTCCAAGGCGCGCATGGCGGCCATCGAGGTGGCCATCAGCGCGGGCTGCGCGTTCTGGGTCAGGGTCAGGGTTTCAATATCGCCCTCCCAGATCAGCTGGCTCAGGCTTTCACCCAAAGCATCGTCCACCTCATCAAAGATGGCTTTGGCAGCCGGATAAGCCTCGGCCAGCGCCTTGCCCATACCGATGGTCTGGGCACCCTGTCCCGGGAACACAAATGCGATCGTCATTGAAGACCTCGTCTGTTTTAACGTTTTGCCTGATTTAGCGGGCCTTTCCCCTGCGTACAAGCAAAGCCGCACATTGCGCACCAAAGCTGTGCACCGGCTGACAATTCCTGCCGTTGCAACGCAGCCCGTCGCGGTTAGGTTAGAGCCACCGGAATTTGACAAGGAAAAGCGCGCCAATGTCCCGTGCCAACACGTTCACCTCTTACGGCAGTGTCGCCAAAACATTTCACTGGCTGACCGCCCTGCTGATTTTCTCGGCCTTTCCGCTGGGGTATGTCGCCAATGAGCTGGCGCATGAGATCCAAAGCCCCGGCTTTGACGGCAGCCAGGCGGTGATTGCACGGGCAACGCTGCTGTTCTCATTGCATAAGACAGTGGGGGTTGCGGTGTTCTTTACCGCGCTGCTGCGGATCCTGTGGGCGCTGAGCCAGCCGAAACCCGGCCTGCTGCATCCCGATCGCAAGGCGGAGGCGCTGGCGGCGGAAATGGTGCATTGGCTTTTGTACGGCTCGCTGGTGGCAGTGCCGCTGTCGGGGTGGATCCATCACGCCGCGACCACCGGTTTTGCGCCGATCTGGTGGCCGTTCGGGCAGAACCTGCCGTTTGTGCCGAAGTCCGACCACGCGGCGGATTTTTTCGGCGGCTTGCATTGGGTTCTGGTCTGGACATTGGCCGCTTCCCTGGGCCTGCATATTGCCGGGGCGCTGAAGCATCATGTGATTGACCGCGACGCCACGTTGCGCCGGATGCTGCCGGG includes these proteins:
- the mltG gene encoding endolytic transglycosylase MltG; its protein translation is MWRSLASNMLTVLIAALFLLGGLILWGKSQYTAEGPLETAICLRVERGSNMARVSRDLESQGAVASAAIFRLGAKYSEKTGQLKAGSFLLEPGSSMERIIDGITHSGASTCGTEIVYRVGVTRTQTVVRELDPATNKFEEKAAFILGEGEVPAAYTETRQEADTRYRIALAEGVTSWQVVEALKAMDVLNGEPGERPGEGLLAPDSYEVTTGTDRAAVLAEMQERQQLRINAAWESRSADAAVGSPEEMLVLASIIEKETGVASERGVVSSVFTNRLNRGMRLQTDPTVIYGVTKGEGVLGRGLRQSELRKATPWNTYVIEGLPPTPIANPGMESLEAAVNPEATDYVFFVADGTGGHAFAETLDEHNRNVAKWREIEAQQQNN
- a CDS encoding DNA-packaging protein, coding for MNELERKALCALPHLFDFWALDHQRPPPGGWRAWVILGGRGAGKTRAGAEWIRTLAEGPRPHDPGTARRIALVAETYDQVRDVMIHGDSGILACSPPDRRPKWKASERKLIWPNGAEAQAFSAHDPEALRGPQFDAAWADELAKWKKGQECWDMLQFSLRLGQDPRVCVTTTPRNARVLKRLLAAPSTVQTHAATEANRANLAPSFLEEVRARYAGTRLGRQELDGVMLTDVQGALWTNAALVAAQVAEAPPLDRVVVAVDPAVSSGKSSDACGIVVAGAVTQGPPQDWRAYVLADCTVQGVGPLAWAQAAIAARDTHGADRVVAEVNQGGALVETVLRQADPMVPFRALHASKGKSARAEPAAALYEQGRVKHLPGLGELEDQMCLMTPQGYRGSGSPDRLDALVWALHELIIHPAAKLQLPQVRVL
- a CDS encoding PilZ domain-containing protein — its product is MRNWLPLTAFLLVIGLLPERAAASCTVHQELSNLHRASKGFLAYLSSGQNAFYVQHLRSWISTNPPAPMRQRMNAVGIQSVAAGMQELLQQQQVLLKILSSQGRAAALETARHMGTPVLTSEFGTRVEALPCDQVKESGNGSKLVAVAAGDARQSQQIRNAAIAWLSFLVLGGSALYFLDRIGIRKIRRTKRYPCAVPCVLQAGGRTVQAHLVDLSRAGAKVRPDSPCEVSGRVTLDFGGYTMDAQVRWQTPGYCGVQFSKDFNFMQLHRLLEAFPLQGDGLREEVRLGI
- a CDS encoding GTA head formation protein, RCAP_rcc01685 family, yielding MTEHPMHAFDCSPGLRLSAHERVAQIQNEAVNRRLDRIEQMMERLEKRLWLTVYGVAAVILAQAFQSFLTVQLP
- the fabF gene encoding beta-ketoacyl-ACP synthase II; the encoded protein is MRRVVVTGLGLVTPLASGVEETWSRLLDGQSGAGPITLFDAEASGVSTTYACEVPRGDGSEGTFNADDWVIKKDQKKIDDFILYGIAAADMAVRDAGWTPEDEESRLRTGVMIGSGIGGLSSIADTAVMIKEKGPRRVSPFFIPGALINLISGQVSIRFGFKGPNHSVVTACSTGAHAIGDAARLIKSGDADVMIAGGAEAAICEIGIAGFNACKALSTKRADDPKAASRPYDADRDGFVMGEGAGIVVLEDYEHAKARGAKIYAEVLGYGMSGDAYHITAPSENGEGGERSMRAALKNAGLEPSAIDYINAHGTSTMADTIELGAVERLLGDHAANVTMSSTKSATGHLLGAAGAIEAIFSILAIRDQVAPPTINLDNPAIESQVDLAPNAKRERKVEIALSNSFGFGGTNASVIFGKAG
- a CDS encoding phage portal protein → MVFDLLRRNKPETPETALEQKASQTARVVSWQGAGRTAWSPRDSVSLTRSGFAGNPVGHRVIRMIAEAAAAVPLVLQDSRQRYDSHPWLALLARPNPAQGQAELLEALYGHLLLSGNAYIEAVTTENSAPAELHVLRSDRMNVVPGPDGWPAGFDYVVGGRKHRFASDPAQSPICHIKSFHPQDDHYGLSSLQSAAMAIDVHNAASRWSKALLDNAARPSGALVWTGSDGHGRMSEEQFRILSDEIQSNFQGAKNAGRPMVLEGGLDWKPMGFSPSDMEFQKTKDTAAREIALAFGVPPMLLGIPGDATYANYQEAHRAFYRLTVLPLAAKVTAALADWLTGWTGEVLTLKPDLDQLPALAAEREAQWRRVSGADFLSTAEKRQLLGLPAEAAAAPQAGGGQDD